Within Alteromonas sp. LMIT006, the genomic segment ATTTTATAAAAGAGAAGTTCCCTCAAGGATGTGTATTAATAGAATTAAAAAATAGCAATACAGGAGAGCTTGTGGTTTTAAAAAAAATGACATACTCAACAAGTCCGACAAACTTAGAAATTTCATTTAAATATCCAAAAAATTATAAGTTGAACAAAGTTTTCGATGTTGTTATTGTTAAACCTAATATCAAACTTGAGAATGTGATTATTGGCTGGAGAAATTCAAAGTAGTTATAATGGGTTATTCATTTTGACCGGTCAGTGATTTATGTATCATCCGCCATTGAAGAATTTAACCTCGGTTTTCCAAGGCAGTATTACGATAAAGAGACTGAGCTGTGGTATAACATTCATCGCTATTATGATGCCAGCACAGGTAGATATATTACCAGCGACCCCATTGGTTTAGCTGGTGGGATGAATACCTATGCTTATGTGGGTGGAAATCCTGTTTCTAAAATTGATCTGATAGGGCTTCTAGAGGTATGTCGTCGGGGGCTTGGTGGAGGTCCTATGCTTGGTGTATTGAGACATGACCAATTATTTTTGGATGATGGGACTAATGTAGGTTTATTTAAAGATGGTAATAAAAACGGCGTTATTCGTTCCGACGTGGAGTTTAAAAAAAGCGAGTATAAAAGCTGTGAAAAAATAAATATTTCTGATAACGAAATCAGACAGTCAATCAAAAATCTAAAATCATCTTTCGAGGGGAAATACAGCTTATTTCTTCCATCAAATCAGTGTCAAGATTTTGCAACTGCGGTAGTTAGAGATGCACTTTTTAGATCGGTCATTAATAAACTTTGAATCCTAAAATGAAACTTCTATTGTATTCGTTGATTGTTATAATCTTGATGCTAATTGCTTTTCCAGTCTATGTTAAATGGCATCTGAGAAATTTTGATGAGGGATTTATTTATACTGTATTAAATATTTCTTCTCCACCATCAAATTACTTTGATGAAATAGTATCAATAAAAATTAACCATAAAGGTTATCAAAAATTAAATTTATCTCATAGTTATGCTGGAAAGTATATCGTTAAAGTTGTAACTGATAAGGAAGCCAGTTTCTTTGGGGATATGAAGTGCAGCAATATGGTTTTAGAGTTTTCTAGCAAAGATTATCTGGAGTATGTTGAAAAAGATAAAGAGTATTGGTTAAGCTCATATTCTGTGCCTTCAGAGATTCCATTTAATAGTCAATGTATATTGAAATTTGATACATCGAAAG encodes:
- a CDS encoding RHS repeat-associated core domain-containing protein, which gives rise to MIYVSSAIEEFNLGFPRQYYDKETELWYNIHRYYDASTGRYITSDPIGLAGGMNTYAYVGGNPVSKIDLIGLLEVCRRGLGGGPMLGVLRHDQLFLDDGTNVGLFKDGNKNGVIRSDVEFKKSEYKSCEKINISDNEIRQSIKNLKSSFEGKYSLFLPSNQCQDFATAVVRDALFRSVINKL